A genomic window from Fibrobacterota bacterium includes:
- a CDS encoding PD40 domain-containing protein produces the protein MKHTAFLLPFLVAAATLAQAPKGAPVAPDASEQAKVAALKGKANGLIVWSSSRVGNHKIFAMDADGQNTRQITKGNKTDWYPRISPDGTRVIFTRSKLDWTAEMNANYPERWDTWIVNADGSGEKLLVPNSTWATWRPDGSIVYSRGADVFTAKGDGTGEVKLVDGKALLKGGIAQNPNMSTDGKFLAITLRGSERSVGVLNLSTKQWFESASGGGCQMTFFPGGRRVVRVNPTGNGGTELYAYDLDASGKHGALSADQQKWLDLPGRRSHEYFPQISQDGKWLVWAATDRGHDHDIVDYEIHLLKIGESADKAVRLTFHSGNDRWPDAWMK, from the coding sequence ATGAAGCACACCGCCTTTCTATTGCCGTTTCTTGTCGCTGCGGCCACCTTGGCGCAGGCTCCCAAGGGAGCGCCGGTCGCGCCGGACGCTTCCGAGCAGGCCAAGGTCGCCGCACTCAAGGGCAAGGCCAATGGACTCATCGTGTGGTCGTCCAGCCGCGTGGGCAACCACAAGATCTTCGCCATGGATGCCGACGGCCAGAACACCCGCCAGATCACAAAAGGGAACAAGACCGATTGGTATCCGCGCATTTCGCCGGATGGCACGCGGGTGATCTTCACGCGCTCCAAGCTGGACTGGACCGCGGAAATGAACGCCAACTATCCCGAGCGTTGGGATACCTGGATCGTCAATGCGGATGGAAGCGGAGAAAAGCTCCTGGTGCCCAATTCCACCTGGGCCACTTGGCGCCCGGACGGCTCCATCGTGTACTCGCGCGGCGCGGACGTCTTCACCGCCAAAGGCGATGGCACGGGAGAGGTCAAACTGGTGGATGGAAAGGCGCTCCTGAAAGGCGGCATCGCGCAGAACCCGAACATGAGCACAGACGGCAAATTCCTGGCGATCACCCTGCGCGGTTCGGAACGTTCGGTGGGTGTGCTGAATCTTTCCACCAAGCAGTGGTTCGAATCCGCCTCCGGCGGCGGTTGCCAGATGACGTTCTTTCCCGGTGGACGCCGCGTGGTGCGCGTCAATCCGACGGGCAACGGCGGCACGGAACTCTATGCCTACGATCTGGACGCTTCGGGCAAGCACGGCGCCCTTTCGGCCGATCAGCAAAAATGGCTGGACCTTCCCGGCCGGCGCTCGCATGAATATTTCCCGCAGATCTCGCAAGACGGAAAATGGCTGGTGTGGGCCGCGACCGATCGCGGACACGACCACGACATCGTGGATTACGAAATCCATCTCCTGAAGATCGGCGAGAGCGCCGACAAAGCCGTTCGACTCACCTTTCACTCGGGCAACGACCGCTGGCCCGACGCCTGGATGAAGTAA
- a CDS encoding helix-hairpin-helix domain-containing protein — MDYAALIAKELNLQVWQVANTLALLAEGATIPFIARYRKERTGEMDETVLREVDHRFTYLKELDERRAAILKSIEEQGKLTPELKAKIESCAQKNELEDIYLPYKPKRRTRAIIAREAGLEPLARLFQEKQSEGSLTPEELAKEYISEEKGVPDEATAVRMACDILAEELSEVPEIRQWLRGQAEKDGVMRCEARKEWVGKRTKFEMYYDFKEKVETLPSHRILAIRRGEKEDVLRSSIEVDVETAVGYVTSKIVTHPATMIGMVLSATARDSYERLLAPSIETDVRLLLKEHAEGEAYKVFGKNLGDLMMYPPAGAKAVIGVDPGFRTGQKLAVVDDTGKFLEHATVHALEPANQFEEATLVFLALCKRHKPILVAVGNGTGGREMESFLRKVIKNIPEEEGRPHIVMVSEAGASVYSASPLAVKEFPELDVTIRGAISIARRLQDPLAELVKIDPKSIGVGQYQHDVNQNELKKNLEEVVESCVNQVGVNLNQASEALLSYVSGITKNTAKEIVQYRDKEGAFKTRDELRKVKGFGPKSFEQAAGFLRLAEGENPLDRSAVHPERYALVERIAKDLEISVSELIGNADKIRQIDPVKYVSDEVGLPTLKDILSELEKPARDPRAEFTYANFDEKVSKIGDLQTGMQLEGVVTNVTNFGAFIDIGVHQDGLVHISQISDRFIKDAKEVLSVGQVVKVRVLEIDPQQKRIALTMKSDMEAARAARGSSTERPERREPREPRGEGRPQGDRPRGPRPEGGAPRGDRPQGDRPQGDRGPRPEGRAFGGDRPQGDRPQGDRGPRPEGARDGGRPGFDPNRREQGRPGQGRPQGDRPQGGPGGPGGHGAPRGDRPDRGDRGDRGPREWIDRPQQDRGPRQPATLEGLMEKFGGQAEKKQNNVKPPISVKALMRGGR; from the coding sequence ATGGATTACGCTGCCCTCATCGCCAAAGAACTGAACCTGCAAGTCTGGCAGGTCGCCAACACGCTCGCGTTGCTCGCGGAGGGTGCCACCATTCCCTTCATCGCGCGCTACCGCAAGGAGCGCACGGGTGAAATGGACGAAACCGTCTTGCGTGAAGTGGACCACCGCTTCACCTACCTCAAGGAACTCGATGAGCGCCGTGCCGCCATCCTGAAGTCCATCGAGGAGCAGGGCAAGCTCACTCCCGAGCTCAAGGCCAAGATCGAGTCCTGCGCGCAGAAAAACGAGCTGGAAGACATCTACCTGCCCTACAAGCCCAAGCGCCGCACCCGCGCCATCATCGCGCGGGAAGCCGGACTGGAGCCCTTGGCTCGCTTGTTCCAGGAAAAGCAGTCGGAAGGCTCGCTCACGCCGGAAGAACTCGCCAAGGAATACATCTCCGAAGAAAAGGGTGTTCCGGACGAAGCCACCGCCGTTCGCATGGCCTGCGACATCCTGGCGGAAGAGCTTTCCGAAGTCCCCGAAATCCGTCAATGGCTGCGCGGCCAGGCGGAAAAGGACGGCGTGATGCGCTGCGAAGCCCGCAAGGAGTGGGTGGGCAAGCGCACCAAGTTCGAGATGTACTACGACTTCAAGGAGAAGGTGGAAACCCTTCCCTCCCACCGCATCCTGGCCATCCGCCGCGGCGAAAAGGAAGACGTCCTGCGTTCTTCCATCGAAGTGGACGTGGAAACGGCCGTGGGATACGTCACCTCCAAGATCGTGACGCACCCCGCCACCATGATCGGCATGGTCCTGTCCGCTACCGCCCGCGACTCCTACGAGCGCCTGTTGGCGCCCTCGATCGAGACCGACGTGCGACTGCTCTTGAAGGAACACGCCGAAGGCGAAGCCTACAAGGTGTTCGGCAAGAACCTGGGCGACTTGATGATGTATCCCCCCGCGGGCGCCAAGGCCGTGATCGGCGTGGACCCGGGCTTCCGTACCGGACAGAAATTGGCCGTGGTGGACGACACCGGCAAGTTCCTCGAGCACGCCACCGTGCACGCGCTGGAGCCCGCCAACCAGTTCGAAGAAGCCACTCTGGTGTTCCTGGCCCTGTGCAAGCGCCACAAGCCCATCCTGGTGGCCGTGGGCAACGGCACCGGCGGACGCGAGATGGAATCGTTCCTTCGCAAGGTGATCAAGAACATTCCGGAAGAAGAAGGACGTCCCCACATCGTGATGGTCTCCGAAGCCGGAGCCTCCGTGTATTCCGCTTCGCCCTTGGCCGTGAAGGAATTCCCGGAACTGGACGTGACAATTCGTGGCGCGATCTCCATCGCGCGCCGTCTGCAGGATCCGCTGGCCGAACTCGTGAAGATCGACCCCAAGTCGATCGGCGTGGGCCAGTACCAGCACGACGTCAACCAGAACGAGCTGAAGAAGAACCTGGAAGAAGTCGTCGAATCCTGCGTGAACCAGGTCGGCGTGAACCTGAACCAGGCCTCCGAAGCTCTTCTTTCCTACGTGTCGGGCATCACCAAGAACACGGCCAAGGAAATCGTCCAGTACCGTGACAAGGAAGGCGCCTTCAAGACCCGCGACGAGCTGCGCAAGGTCAAAGGCTTCGGCCCCAAGAGCTTCGAGCAGGCCGCGGGCTTCTTGCGCTTGGCCGAAGGCGAGAATCCCCTGGATCGCTCGGCGGTGCACCCCGAGCGCTACGCCCTGGTGGAAAGGATCGCCAAGGACCTGGAGATCTCGGTTTCGGAACTGATCGGCAACGCCGACAAGATCCGTCAGATCGATCCGGTCAAGTACGTGTCCGACGAAGTGGGCCTGCCCACCCTCAAGGACATCTTGTCGGAACTGGAAAAGCCCGCCCGCGACCCGCGCGCCGAGTTCACCTACGCGAACTTCGACGAGAAGGTCTCCAAGATCGGCGATCTCCAGACCGGCATGCAGCTGGAAGGCGTGGTGACCAACGTCACGAACTTCGGCGCGTTCATCGACATCGGCGTCCACCAGGATGGCCTGGTGCACATCTCGCAGATTTCCGACCGTTTCATCAAGGACGCGAAGGAAGTTTTGTCGGTGGGCCAGGTGGTCAAGGTCCGCGTGCTGGAGATCGATCCTCAGCAAAAGCGCATCGCCCTGACCATGAAGTCGGACATGGAAGCCGCTCGCGCAGCCCGCGGCAGCTCCACCGAGCGTCCCGAGCGCCGTGAGCCTCGCGAACCCCGTGGCGAAGGCCGTCCGCAGGGCGACCGCCCACGTGGACCACGCCCGGAAGGCGGCGCCCCTCGCGGTGACCGCCCCCAAGGAGACCGTCCTCAAGGCGATCGCGGTCCTCGTCCCGAAGGCCGCGCCTTTGGCGGCGATCGCCCGCAAGGTGACCGTCCCCAAGGCGATCGTGGACCCCGCCCAGAAGGCGCACGCGACGGCGGACGTCCCGGATTCGACCCCAACCGCCGCGAACAGGGCCGCCCCGGCCAGGGTCGTCCGCAAGGCGACCGCCCCCAAGGTGGACCTGGCGGACCCGGCGGCCATGGCGCCCCGCGTGGCGACCGTCCCGACCGTGGAGATCGCGGCGATCGCGGTCCTCGCGAGTGGATCGACCGCCCGCAGCAGGATCGCGGCCCTCGCCAGCCGGCCACGCTGGAAGGCCTGATGGAGAAGTTCGGCGGCCAAGCCGAGAAGAAGCAGAACAACGTGAAGCCCCCGATCTCGGTGAAGGCGCTCATGCGCGGGGGCCGATAG